From one Paenibacillus sp. FSL K6-1330 genomic stretch:
- a CDS encoding nuclear transport factor 2 family protein, protein MSYHKALEAYIAATNTHNFDNVARLLDGEAVYWFSDRSCHTLDEIRAYFEHAWNVIRDEVYRAEDIEWIASDAHSAVCIYTYHFEGYHQGTYTAGSGRATNVFVCDADGLWKLKHEHLSSIR, encoded by the coding sequence ATGTCATATCATAAGGCACTTGAGGCATACATAGCGGCTACGAATACGCATAATTTTGACAATGTAGCCCGGCTGCTCGACGGAGAAGCGGTCTATTGGTTTTCGGATCGGAGCTGTCATACGTTGGATGAGATCCGGGCATATTTCGAACATGCCTGGAATGTTATTCGGGATGAGGTATACCGGGCGGAGGATATAGAGTGGATAGCGAGTGATGCTCATTCGGCGGTATGTATTTATACCTATCACTTTGAGGGTTATCATCAGGGGACATATACGGCCGGAAGCGGGAGAGCAACGAATGTGTTCGTTTGCGATGCCGATGGCTTATGGAAATTAAAGCATGAGCATTTAAGTTCGATTCGATGA
- a CDS encoding MerR family transcriptional regulator, whose product MKINDVSKLTGLPISTLRFYERKNLIPDSYVKRDVNNYRVYSEEVVEFLDDVKALLSVDFSIEELSLLVNQQLNLSYEAKTKMVEQKIKEIEEIQKRLKKSKKFLNAVLEGKANFQTKC is encoded by the coding sequence ATGAAAATAAACGATGTTTCAAAATTAACGGGTCTGCCCATATCAACATTAAGATTCTATGAACGTAAAAACCTAATTCCAGACAGTTATGTTAAAAGAGATGTTAATAATTATCGTGTTTATTCTGAAGAGGTTGTTGAGTTTCTAGATGATGTGAAGGCACTTTTATCCGTAGACTTTTCTATAGAAGAATTAAGTTTGCTAGTAAATCAACAACTTAATTTATCATACGAGGCAAAGACAAAAATGGTTGAACAAAAAATCAAAGAAATTGAAGAGATCCAGAAGCGATTGAAAAAGTCAAAGAAATTCTTGAATGCAGTCTTGGAAGGAAAGGCAAATTTTCAAACAAAATGTTAA
- a CDS encoding nitroreductase family protein gives MFNHIQNNDFANIVMGRRSVRNYDENFKISKEEMSEMISEASLAPSSANMQPWRVIVVDTPEGKEKLRPLVRFNTLQNDTSSAMLLIFGDTQSYLYAEEIYNTAVEQGKMPAEVRDRQLETILSMFPTLSKEMKVEIAKVDSSLFAMQFMLVARAHGYDTNPMAGFEVDQLAKAFDLDEERYAPVMMISIGKAKEDGHESVRLGSDKITFWR, from the coding sequence ATGTTTAACCATATTCAAAACAATGATTTCGCCAATATCGTTATGGGCCGACGTTCTGTCCGTAATTATGATGAGAATTTTAAAATATCGAAGGAAGAGATGAGCGAAATGATTTCGGAAGCCAGTCTGGCTCCATCCTCTGCAAACATGCAGCCTTGGCGTGTAATTGTGGTCGATACTCCAGAAGGAAAAGAAAAGCTGAGACCTCTTGTGCGTTTCAATACATTACAAAATGATACTTCATCAGCCATGTTATTAATTTTTGGTGACACCCAAAGCTATTTATATGCTGAAGAAATTTACAATACAGCTGTGGAACAAGGAAAAATGCCAGCTGAAGTACGAGATCGTCAACTCGAAACCATTCTATCCATGTTTCCGACCCTATCAAAAGAAATGAAAGTTGAAATTGCAAAAGTCGATAGCAGCCTTTTTGCCATGCAGTTCATGTTAGTAGCTCGTGCACATGGGTACGATACGAATCCAATGGCAGGCTTTGAAGTTGATCAGTTAGCAAAAGCATTTGATTTAGATGAAGAACGCTATGCTCCAGTCATGATGATTTCAATAGGAAAAGCCAAAGAGGATGGGCATGAGTCTGTTCGATTAGGTTCTGACAAGATTACATTTTGGAGGTAA
- a CDS encoding nitroreductase family protein, producing the protein MSVREILEQRRSVRHYDPHYKVESETLAALIEGASKSPNGNNIQATRYLVIDKPDLKNMLLPIAFHQQQVIEASVLIVVLGDYQAFEKENIINIHEDGFQKGYFDASLRDYLANAAIQYYLNKSKEDLKLELVRDASLASMSLVLLANEAGLHTITMSGYDSEQLKSALQISDRYEDVMLIAIGKGIKQGHKTVRHDVDKVIYKNKI; encoded by the coding sequence ATGAGTGTGAGAGAGATATTAGAACAAAGACGTTCTGTCAGGCATTATGATCCCCATTATAAAGTGGAATCGGAAACGTTGGCGGCTTTGATTGAAGGAGCCAGTAAATCGCCCAACGGAAACAATATTCAAGCAACACGGTACCTGGTTATCGACAAACCGGATTTAAAGAACATGTTACTCCCCATTGCCTTTCATCAGCAACAGGTAATAGAAGCATCCGTACTAATCGTTGTACTAGGCGATTATCAAGCATTTGAAAAAGAAAATATTATCAATATTCATGAAGATGGATTCCAAAAGGGGTATTTTGACGCATCCTTAAGAGACTATTTAGCCAACGCGGCAATCCAGTATTATCTAAATAAATCCAAAGAAGATTTAAAACTCGAATTAGTAAGAGACGCAAGCCTGGCGTCTATGTCGTTAGTTTTACTGGCGAACGAGGCGGGTCTTCATACGATTACCATGTCCGGGTATGATTCCGAACAATTAAAGTCGGCCTTACAGATTTCTGACAGGTATGAAGATGTGATGCTGATAGCCATTGGAAAAGGAATTAAACAAGGCCATAAAACTGTTAGACACGATGTGGACAAAGTCATTTATAAAAACAAAATATAA
- a CDS encoding winged helix-turn-helix transcriptional regulator, whose product MNSLNTGINIFMNTVGGKWKCLILFFLSQKPRRTKEFYQLMPTITQKVLTDQLKQLEKDELVRREVFKEVPPKVEYSLTELGQSFVPVLNTMCEWGNTYAIAQNLEREEQICSQHK is encoded by the coding sequence ATGAACAGTCTCAATACGGGAATCAATATTTTTATGAATACGGTAGGAGGAAAGTGGAAATGTTTAATCCTCTTTTTCCTGAGTCAAAAACCAAGGAGAACCAAGGAGTTCTATCAGCTCATGCCGACCATAACGCAGAAAGTCTTAACCGATCAATTAAAGCAGCTGGAAAAAGATGAGCTTGTCCGAAGAGAAGTATTTAAAGAAGTACCGCCTAAGGTAGAATACAGTTTAACTGAGCTGGGCCAATCCTTCGTCCCTGTATTAAATACAATGTGTGAATGGGGCAACACCTATGCAATCGCACAAAACCTCGAAAGAGAAGAACAAATCTGTAGCCAGCATAAATAG
- a CDS encoding beta-mannanase has translation MRFKNAEPGEWVIQGLSYQLDEGYCTLRWSWPPGLQAVYIHRAMDDGFGPPAGAIEPGSLRLYTRDEYKANNGYRDRVDGIGQITYTVYAMSSEDGEMALIRQPDEANSIQFSTGKAMLVYSIREKSRWLQPYKTIEIQVTAEVPVPKDVLCYVKKQGAYPVNKEDGILYPFVTDFAAGRNELPAIEVGKNDYIRLFFTDGKKYGQRYELVYR, from the coding sequence ATGCGATTTAAAAATGCGGAGCCCGGAGAATGGGTCATTCAGGGATTAAGCTATCAATTAGACGAGGGCTACTGTACGCTCCGATGGAGCTGGCCGCCAGGTCTTCAGGCGGTATATATTCACCGCGCGATGGATGATGGATTCGGTCCGCCCGCTGGAGCTATAGAGCCTGGCAGCCTGCGCCTGTATACCCGAGACGAGTACAAGGCGAACAATGGGTATCGGGACCGGGTGGACGGAATTGGCCAGATCACGTATACGGTATACGCCATGTCTTCCGAAGATGGAGAGATGGCCTTAATCAGGCAGCCGGATGAAGCGAACAGCATTCAGTTCAGCACCGGCAAAGCTATGCTGGTATATTCCATTCGTGAAAAGAGCCGCTGGCTGCAGCCTTATAAGACGATTGAAATTCAGGTGACGGCGGAAGTGCCGGTACCCAAGGACGTTTTATGCTACGTAAAGAAGCAGGGGGCTTATCCGGTAAACAAGGAAGACGGCATCTTGTACCCTTTCGTTACGGATTTTGCAGCGGGACGCAACGAATTGCCTGCGATTGAGGTAGGCAAGAACGATTATATTCGCCTGTTTTTTACGGATGGTAAGAAGTATGGACAACGGTATGAGCTCGTTTATAGATAG
- a CDS encoding vWA domain-containing protein → MQRKINPLLLLFSLVGGGIGFTIGEFLLRQWGTGLPVIVVTGIYFGILALCIGLACLIAELISPHLNGSSWRQRYTGTSWKLLIPSTLVALFLLGMLFEWVYQLNPGSAKPVKDIVLVIDNSGSMKDTDPNQDRYTAAKNLINRMDEDNRVSVMLFDHATTLLQPFTRVKNQEAKDEIIAEIDSLETNDGGTDISLALEDTMTHIQESHDARRSAMVIMLSDGFSETDHARVLADYKQQQIAVNTIGLSLVYKDGAQLLQTIAAETGGQYYDVQNAADLSFIFQKIYDDVGDRSLLTKRTGAMEDSVYYQIVRVVAMLLIGAATGLALGIVFDNRHLARSFSIGGAVSGVLAGVVLEYGLSGGEVRDAFVRLLACFILAGIIALFTLVIPVKENSKIIRNEQRPGRTGRGHRPNDSTSRGF, encoded by the coding sequence GTGCAACGAAAAATAAACCCTCTCCTGCTGCTGTTTAGTCTAGTCGGTGGGGGAATCGGATTTACCATTGGGGAATTTTTGCTCCGCCAATGGGGGACAGGGCTTCCCGTCATCGTAGTTACAGGGATCTATTTCGGAATTTTGGCCTTGTGCATCGGATTGGCCTGCTTAATCGCAGAACTGATCTCCCCTCATTTGAACGGGAGCTCATGGAGACAGCGATACACAGGCACATCATGGAAGCTGCTGATTCCATCCACGTTGGTGGCACTGTTCTTGCTTGGCATGCTGTTTGAGTGGGTGTACCAGTTGAACCCGGGCAGCGCCAAGCCGGTGAAGGATATCGTGTTGGTCATTGACAATTCGGGCAGCATGAAAGACACGGACCCGAATCAGGACCGATATACGGCGGCCAAAAATCTGATTAACCGCATGGATGAGGATAACCGTGTATCGGTGATGCTGTTTGATCATGCGACAACGTTGCTGCAGCCTTTTACGCGTGTGAAGAACCAGGAAGCCAAGGATGAGATCATCGCTGAGATTGACAGTTTGGAAACGAATGATGGCGGCACGGACATTAGTCTCGCGCTGGAGGATACCATGACGCATATCCAAGAGAGCCATGATGCCCGCCGAAGCGCCATGGTCATTATGCTGTCGGACGGCTTTAGCGAAACCGATCATGCGCGTGTGCTTGCTGACTACAAACAGCAGCAAATCGCGGTGAATACGATTGGCCTCAGCCTTGTCTACAAGGATGGCGCCCAGCTGCTTCAGACGATAGCGGCCGAAACGGGCGGGCAATATTACGACGTGCAGAATGCGGCAGATTTGTCTTTTATCTTCCAGAAAATCTATGACGACGTCGGGGATCGTTCCCTGTTGACGAAACGTACAGGCGCGATGGAAGATAGCGTTTATTATCAGATTGTAAGAGTCGTTGCGATGCTGCTCATTGGCGCTGCCACGGGCCTGGCCCTCGGCATTGTGTTTGATAACCGTCATCTCGCGCGTAGCTTCAGCATCGGCGGCGCGGTATCCGGCGTGCTCGCAGGCGTTGTTCTGGAATATGGCCTATCCGGGGGAGAGGTCAGGGATGCCTTCGTTCGTCTGCTGGCCTGCTTCATCCTCGCAGGGATCATCGCCTTGTTCACGTTGGTGATTCCGGTTAAGGAGAACAGCAAGATCATTCGTAACGAGCAGCGGCCAGGCCGAACGGGACGAGGGCATCGGCCGAATGATTCAACAAGCCGAGGATTTTAA
- a CDS encoding transcription initiation factor TFIID, which translates to MREILRQYAAGYAKSEEQLTLMEDDQSSIHYPEVYLFIGDKTASAIEPIMEIHDRKWDNSASVIYLHVGTDQDGGGEPKGSESSGRLHRYHLHLPESDGASKSVRKELYQGFYRDPHHLAGLNKAIRKLSHHIADYGRSYSSFDRIHLSVITRVDDPFNVFIPEISLLAESIFQQSFKSVQMDLYALINEREQIESYGYASSVGVAFLRELELMQSREYSFSAPLQVTEDGLTIPVVHPASPLFDLVYVLSDKNERGISGYAGMQDIYDIICHLGLLKNRKQKDATYDGIRGIYNNTSFKSNIMTESGRQGFVSAGFARVKRPNEPIALTVLYHLCRGLLLRMKSGTEPEAHECLNYFGLDAEAVAARADRMLPDAEHLDGLKGMMSHPVSYAGLKRMNIREAEEALFGDGCRQFFHSNYELEVQKRLSDMSTAEELHSALRRTLADHPQIGCYQIVEWTSDKAGEGILLEAVRSRIRDLGRLLKTEQDGLNRYYEESVESQPFKKLPFRDKQNVRHFIRYFVGEVYRRKYELLLLETELALYRLYEVELERIHRHYKQQANMLDQLETELLEAAQLSIRTADDYIGQNLMEYYGLVTEELMLELESKRGQGVFFEERYVGNLSIVTHEGTEPILSSMIRVCLRDLLTAEPFVQTFEEELLRRANVTIDYNNKQVLAKEDLFKVLYRMLEENSVTLVRLLDYTQEHRYEEKYFFGDADSEFVRYAIHADEALRVYKLGIVHEKRSSGVEKLNLMGGFHLEDLMYYRNGRTYYETYTANGYEFHGMEPAQLPELR; encoded by the coding sequence ATGAGGGAGATTCTTCGCCAGTATGCTGCCGGCTATGCCAAATCGGAAGAGCAGCTTACCTTGATGGAGGATGATCAGAGCAGCATCCACTACCCGGAGGTATACTTGTTCATCGGTGATAAGACGGCGTCCGCAATCGAACCGATTATGGAGATACATGATCGCAAATGGGACAACAGCGCAAGTGTCATCTATTTGCATGTGGGAACGGACCAGGATGGAGGGGGGGAGCCGAAAGGCTCCGAATCCTCCGGTCGCCTTCACCGTTATCATCTTCATTTACCGGAGTCAGACGGCGCATCCAAGTCCGTACGCAAGGAACTATACCAGGGATTCTATCGGGACCCGCATCACCTGGCCGGGTTGAATAAAGCGATTCGGAAGCTGAGCCACCACATCGCAGACTATGGACGCAGCTATTCATCCTTTGACCGGATTCATCTGTCTGTCATTACACGGGTCGACGACCCGTTTAATGTGTTTATACCGGAAATTTCATTACTGGCCGAATCGATTTTCCAGCAGTCATTCAAGTCTGTGCAAATGGATTTGTATGCGCTCATTAATGAAAGGGAGCAGATTGAATCTTATGGCTATGCGAGCTCCGTGGGTGTTGCCTTCTTGCGGGAGCTGGAGCTGATGCAGAGCCGGGAATACAGCTTCTCCGCACCGCTGCAGGTCACGGAGGATGGGCTGACGATTCCGGTCGTTCACCCGGCCTCGCCGTTGTTTGATCTCGTCTATGTGCTGTCCGATAAGAATGAACGCGGCATATCAGGTTACGCCGGGATGCAGGATATCTATGATATCATCTGCCATCTGGGTTTGCTTAAGAACCGGAAGCAGAAGGATGCAACCTATGACGGAATCCGGGGCATTTACAACAATACGTCTTTCAAAAGCAATATCATGACGGAATCCGGCCGCCAAGGCTTTGTCTCCGCTGGCTTTGCCCGGGTGAAGAGGCCCAATGAGCCGATTGCGCTAACGGTCCTCTATCATCTGTGCCGCGGACTGCTGCTTCGCATGAAGAGTGGGACGGAACCGGAGGCTCATGAATGCCTGAACTACTTTGGTCTCGATGCGGAGGCCGTAGCGGCAAGAGCGGACCGGATGCTGCCGGACGCAGAGCATCTGGATGGGCTAAAGGGAATGATGTCACACCCCGTCAGTTATGCCGGGCTGAAGCGGATGAACATTCGTGAAGCTGAAGAGGCATTGTTCGGGGATGGCTGCAGGCAATTTTTTCATAGCAATTACGAGCTGGAGGTCCAAAAGAGACTTAGCGATATGAGCACCGCTGAAGAGCTTCATAGTGCGCTTCGTCGCACTTTGGCGGATCATCCGCAAATCGGTTGTTATCAAATCGTGGAGTGGACGAGTGACAAGGCGGGAGAGGGGATACTGCTTGAAGCGGTCCGCTCTCGAATCCGGGATCTCGGCAGACTCCTGAAGACCGAGCAGGACGGACTGAACCGCTATTATGAGGAAAGCGTGGAAAGTCAGCCGTTCAAGAAGCTTCCTTTTAGGGATAAACAGAATGTGCGCCATTTCATTCGATATTTCGTGGGCGAGGTTTATCGACGCAAGTATGAGCTTTTATTACTGGAAACGGAGCTTGCGCTGTACAGGCTCTATGAGGTGGAGCTCGAACGGATTCACCGTCATTACAAGCAGCAGGCGAACATGCTGGACCAGCTTGAAACGGAATTGTTGGAAGCAGCCCAGTTGAGCATCCGTACCGCAGACGATTATATCGGCCAGAACCTGATGGAGTATTATGGTCTTGTGACAGAAGAGCTGATGCTGGAATTGGAGAGTAAGCGCGGCCAGGGAGTATTCTTTGAAGAACGGTATGTCGGCAATCTCTCCATCGTTACGCATGAAGGAACGGAACCAATCCTGTCGAGCATGATCCGGGTCTGTCTGAGGGATTTATTGACGGCAGAGCCGTTCGTGCAGACCTTCGAGGAAGAATTGCTGCGGCGAGCGAACGTAACCATCGACTACAATAATAAGCAGGTGCTTGCCAAGGAAGATCTGTTTAAGGTGCTTTACCGGATGCTGGAGGAGAACTCCGTTACGTTAGTCAGGCTGCTTGACTATACGCAGGAGCATCGATATGAGGAGAAATATTTCTTCGGCGATGCCGACAGCGAATTTGTCCGCTATGCGATCCATGCCGATGAAGCTTTACGGGTGTACAAGCTTGGCATCGTGCACGAGAAGCGCTCCAGCGGAGTCGAGAAGCTGAACCTGATGGGAGGTTTCCATTTGGAGGATCTGATGTACTACCGGAATGGCAGAACCTACTACGAGACCTATACGGCAAACGGTTATGAATTTCATGGAATGGAACCGGCGCAACTTCCTGAGCTGCGCTAG